A genomic stretch from Aquipuribacter nitratireducens includes:
- a CDS encoding SRPBCC family protein: MTIRTTRHVGAPAARVHDLLTDVDAWAPWSPHVVSVTTLAGSDPARLHEGWRGRVRPFFGPATTMTVTTVRPEGGYSWSTRALGHRLDYDWSVRPTGDTRCDVAVTADVRGPLARGVEAVVGRLSAFGQRRRAERLAVLAEGWRRV; this comes from the coding sequence GTGACGATCCGCACGACGCGCCACGTCGGCGCCCCGGCCGCCCGGGTCCACGACCTCCTCACCGACGTCGACGCGTGGGCGCCGTGGAGCCCGCACGTCGTCTCGGTGACGACGCTCGCCGGCTCCGACCCCGCCCGCCTGCACGAGGGCTGGCGCGGTCGGGTCCGACCCTTCTTCGGACCGGCGACGACGATGACGGTGACGACGGTCCGACCCGAGGGCGGCTACTCGTGGTCGACCCGGGCGCTCGGCCACCGCCTCGACTACGACTGGTCCGTGCGTCCGACCGGGGACACCCGCTGCGACGTCGCCGTCACCGCGGACGTGCGGGGGCCGCTGGCGCGCGGCGTCGAAGCGGTCGTCGGGCGGTTGTCGGCCTTCGGACAACGGCGCCGGGCCGAGCGCCTCGCCGTGCTCGCCGAGGGCTGGCGGCGCGTCTAG
- a CDS encoding bifunctional riboflavin kinase/FAD synthetase, which produces MRVWRSLPELRGDDRRSVVTVGNFDGVHRGHRAVLDRVRAEAADRGVDARAVTFEPHPLHVLRPEVAPPLVTGPAQRVDLLGTTGLDGLLVQRFDLDLAGQSPEHWVRETLVEALGAVCVVIGVDVRFGHRNAGDLSTLRELGRRYGFDVVALEDVEAPAGRRWSSSWVRASLAEGDVRGAAEVLGRLHRLDGRVVHGDHRGRDLGYPTANLGPDSEGLVPADGVYAGWLTAEEQDGERLPAAVSIGSNPQFDGTQRRVEAYVLDRGPEGFDLYGRAVRVELAERLRPTLRFASVEELTDQMAVDVGRTRDLLGVRTA; this is translated from the coding sequence GTGCGCGTGTGGCGGTCCCTGCCGGAGCTCCGCGGCGACGACCGCCGGTCCGTCGTCACGGTCGGCAACTTCGACGGCGTCCACCGCGGCCACCGGGCCGTGCTCGACCGGGTGCGGGCGGAGGCCGCCGACCGCGGCGTGGACGCGCGCGCCGTGACGTTCGAGCCGCACCCGCTCCACGTCCTCCGGCCCGAGGTCGCCCCGCCCCTGGTGACCGGCCCCGCCCAGCGGGTCGACCTGCTGGGAACCACCGGACTCGACGGCCTCCTCGTCCAGCGCTTCGACCTCGACCTCGCCGGCCAGTCGCCGGAGCACTGGGTGCGCGAGACGCTCGTCGAGGCCCTCGGTGCCGTCTGCGTCGTCATCGGCGTCGACGTGCGCTTCGGCCACCGCAACGCCGGCGACCTGTCGACGCTGCGCGAGCTGGGGCGGCGGTACGGGTTCGACGTCGTCGCCCTCGAGGACGTGGAGGCCCCGGCGGGGCGCCGCTGGTCGTCGAGCTGGGTGCGGGCGAGCCTCGCCGAGGGCGACGTCCGCGGTGCGGCCGAGGTCCTCGGCCGGCTCCACCGCCTCGACGGGAGGGTCGTGCACGGCGACCACCGCGGCCGCGACCTCGGGTACCCCACGGCGAACCTCGGTCCGGACAGCGAGGGCCTCGTGCCCGCGGACGGGGTGTACGCCGGCTGGCTGACCGCTGAGGAGCAGGACGGGGAGCGCCTGCCGGCCGCCGTCTCGATCGGGAGCAACCCCCAGTTCGACGGCACACAGCGGCGTGTCGAGGCCTACGTGCTGGACCGCGGACCCGAGGGCTTCGACCTGTACGGACGAGCCGTGCGCGTCGAGCTCGCGGAACGGCTGCGCCCCACCCTCCGTTTCGCGTCGGTCGAGGAGCTCACCGACCAGATGGCAGTGGACGTGGGTCGGACCCGTGACCTCCTCGGGGTCCGCACCGCCTGA
- the rpsO gene encoding 30S ribosomal protein S15: protein MPLDSATKQQIIAEYGSSPTDTGSPEVQVAMLTKRITDLTAHLKVHAHDHHTRRGLLLLVGQRRRMLQYLQRTDIQRYRSLIERLGLRR from the coding sequence GTGCCCCTCGACTCTGCCACGAAGCAGCAGATCATCGCCGAGTACGGCTCGTCGCCCACCGACACCGGTTCGCCGGAGGTCCAGGTGGCGATGCTGACCAAGCGGATCACCGACCTCACCGCGCACCTCAAGGTGCACGCCCACGACCACCACACCCGCCGGGGGCTGCTGCTCCTGGTCGGGCAGCGCCGTCGCATGCTGCAGTACCTGCAGCGCACGGACATCCAGCGCTACCGGTCGCTCATCGAGCGTCTCGGCCTGCGCCGCTGA
- a CDS encoding CGNR zinc finger domain-containing protein encodes MVFAHDTEEALLSAAALVNTMGGGPQADPDELETLEQLDAFVAHWRVTGSRATDPPAAGRELAAVRALRPRLRRLWTTDDDEELVAGINRLLADGGARPRLVRHDGWDWHLHATEADQPLDVRMAVEAAMALVDVVRSGETARLKVCSADDCDDLHVDLSKNRSRRYCDGGCGNRSNVAAYRARKAAEVG; translated from the coding sequence ATGGTCTTCGCCCATGACACCGAGGAGGCTCTGCTGTCCGCCGCCGCCCTCGTCAACACCATGGGAGGTGGTCCGCAGGCCGATCCGGACGAGCTGGAGACCCTCGAGCAGCTCGACGCGTTCGTCGCCCACTGGCGTGTCACCGGCAGTCGCGCCACGGACCCGCCCGCCGCGGGCCGCGAGCTCGCCGCCGTGCGCGCGCTGCGGCCGCGCCTGCGTCGACTGTGGACGACCGACGACGACGAGGAGCTCGTCGCGGGGATCAACCGGCTCCTCGCCGACGGCGGGGCGCGACCCCGGCTCGTGCGCCACGACGGCTGGGACTGGCACCTGCACGCCACCGAGGCCGACCAGCCCCTCGACGTCCGGATGGCCGTCGAGGCGGCCATGGCCCTCGTCGACGTCGTCCGCAGCGGCGAGACCGCGCGGCTCAAGGTGTGCTCGGCCGACGACTGCGACGACCTCCACGTCGACCTGTCGAAGAACCGCTCGCGGCGCTACTGCGACGGCGGCTGCGGCAACCGGTCGAACGTCGCGGCCTACCGTGCGCGGAAGGCCGCCGAGGTCGGCTAG